The window CATTTGATCAGTTCACCTTTCGTGTTGATCACGTAAAGTATGTCCGGCTGCGCCTCTATAATGGACTCGAGTTCTTTGCCTGCGGCGGCCAACTTTTCCTCCGCCCGTTTGCGATCCGTGATGTCCCGCTGGATGCTTTGCATGTATTTCCCGCCGTCTATGGTGATCGCATTGACGCTAATGAGAATGTCACGCGTTTCGCCATTCCTGGCCCGGTGCTTTGTCTCAAAAACGCCGGAACCTTCCTCGATCACTTTGCGTATGTGCGCGGCGACCTCATCCGCCGTCTCCAACATCTCTATATCCGAGATCGCAAGCTTCCCGAACTCCTCCCGAGTGTATCCCAGGGACTCGTGCGCCTTTGTGTTGAACTCCACAATCGCGCCGGTCTGCGCGTCCACGAGCCAGATCGCGTCCGCCGACTGCGCGAAAATGGAGCGGTAGCGCTCCTCCGCCACGCGCACGGCCTCCACCGCCAGTTTGCGTTCGATGGCAAACGTAATGTGGAAAGCGATGGTTTCGGCAAGCTTGATTTCACTCCCGGTAAAGTGATGCGGCTTGTTGAAGTAGACCATGAATTTCCCGATCGGGCGGTTGCGCCGCGCCAGCGGAATAAAGGCGAATCCGCGGATACCTTCCGCCGCCGCCACCGGCCGGAAGTGCGCCCAGTCAGCGTCCAGCTCGATGTCATCAATGAGAATAGGCGCGGGATTGACCGCGTCTTGCGTCCACGGCGAATGCCCGTCCGCCGCTTTCCTGTACGTCTCCGAAAGGCCCTGCCATGACTTGAAGCGCATGACGCCTTCTGAATCGAAAAGCAGGATGGAAACCCTGTCCGCCTTCAGCGCCCGGAGAATGGAACTCTTGGCCGCTTCATAAACGTCTTCGAGCGTATCAGCGCCGCTGACCGCGTTGCTAAGCTGATAAAGCTCCGAAAGCTCGTCAAGCCGCTGTCGCTCGGCCTCCGCCACCTTTTCCCGCTCATGGTGGCGGGCGCTCTTCCGCCGCCAGACGAAACCCATGGCGGATCCGGAGCCGAAGAGCAAGGCGCCAACAAACGCCACCATCTGCCACAGCCGCTCCCTTACAGGCGCGTACACTTCCGATTTGTCCATGCGGGCGACCAGATACCACGGCGAGCCGGGAACGGCGCGAACGGCGGCGATCACCGGCGCCCCGCGATAGTCCACCCCTTCAAATATCCCCGTCTGTCCAAGCGCCGCCCGAACGGCGGGCACTTCTGTTTTCGTCAGCGGTATCCGCAGGTTGAGGGCGGTATTCTTCTGGAACCTGAGGTTGTTTAAAAACAGAGCGTCATCGCCATCCCTGCGGATGAGCAGTGTCTCCGCCGTCTGGCTGGGCGTGGGCCATTTGCCGATAAAGGAGTAGAGATAGGTTGCAGGGTCAATCCGAAGGGCAAGAACGCCAAGAGGCCGGCCGCCGTCCGATTCATCAATAACAGGAACCACAACGGCCAGATGTATAGGGAGATCGGGCGCATACCGGTGAAAGTCTTCAATGCCAACCTTGCCTGAACGCAGTATCTCGGTGATATCACGGGTAACGGACAACTCAACCGGCGCCGGGGTCTGGGGCGCCGTCATTCTTATTCTGCCCTGGGTATCGAACAAGGTGACCCACGCATATTGATAGGCCGTAAGGTATTTGCCCATCCATGCCTGAAGCCGCCTTTGCGCGTTCACGTCCCCCGGCTGTTCCAAAAAGCGGCGGACCAGGGCGGAAAAGGCCGCGTTCCTGAACAGAACGGCGCCATCCCCAAGCCGTTCCCTGCGCCAAAGCTCAAGTTCGTCCACCTTCAACTTCACGATGCTCGAAAGCTCACTCTCCACATTGGCGCGGTAATTCCGCTCGTAATTGAGGTAGTGCAGGTAGCCGATCAGGACAATGCCCATCGCCATGAGGGCGAAAATCAGGATAAAGGCATATCCCGCGGAGCGTTCGGTTCGTTCATGAATGCTCATTGGCGCGCTCATCTCTCAACTCCGGGGCAAAGTTTACCCCGAGTGTTAACAAAGGACGCCACTTCCCTTTTACAGGGGAAGGAAAAGTGCGGCGGGACAGTTCGGGCACGGCGCGCCGTGCCCCTACATTTTGGGCCATACGCGCGCGCGAGGAGCGAGCGTAAGCAGAGAGAGAGAGAGAGAGAGAGAGAGCAAGAAGCTGGCCATTCCCCCATTGTCATATAATCCATCCCGTTATGTTACTCACCCGCCCTCGCCGGGAAAACCACGTTGCCTGCGGTGAGACTTATCGCATCGTTGAGGCTTTTTAGCGTCTTTTCCAGCGAACTTGTTGGCATT of the Nitrospinota bacterium genome contains:
- a CDS encoding PAS domain S-box protein, with protein sequence MSAPMSIHERTERSAGYAFILIFALMAMGIVLIGYLHYLNYERNYRANVESELSSIVKLKVDELELWRRERLGDGAVLFRNAAFSALVRRFLEQPGDVNAQRRLQAWMGKYLTAYQYAWVTLFDTQGRIRMTAPQTPAPVELSVTRDITEILRSGKVGIEDFHRYAPDLPIHLAVVVPVIDESDGGRPLGVLALRIDPATYLYSFIGKWPTPSQTAETLLIRRDGDDALFLNNLRFQKNTALNLRIPLTKTEVPAVRAALGQTGIFEGVDYRGAPVIAAVRAVPGSPWYLVARMDKSEVYAPVRERLWQMVAFVGALLFGSGSAMGFVWRRKSARHHEREKVAEAERQRLDELSELYQLSNAVSGADTLEDVYEAAKSSILRALKADRVSILLFDSEGVMRFKSWQGLSETYRKAADGHSPWTQDAVNPAPILIDDIELDADWAHFRPVAAAEGIRGFAFIPLARRNRPIGKFMVYFNKPHHFTGSEIKLAETIAFHITFAIERKLAVEAVRVAEERYRSIFAQSADAIWLVDAQTGAIVEFNTKAHESLGYTREEFGKLAISDIEMLETADEVAAHIRKVIEEGSGVFETKHRARNGETRDILISVNAITIDGGKYMQSIQRDITDRKRAEEKLAAAGKELESIIEAQPDILYVINTKGELIKWNSALEKLCGLAPEMMMKRPAAEFVFEEDRPTVYNGIREVFEKGYSSIEVRFIRSDGTLVPHLCNGAVWKNHAGEMVGFIGVGKDMTEKNAVTAELTKAKEQAEAATKLKDQFVSLVAHDLKSPFAAMLGLIEHVANQDPSHLDDDDKIIMNAVLESGGRMTRMIDELLQISRLQTGKITPRPRFFRGRAAAAAVIESYARNASQKGIEIINEVPAEVTLYADQLLFNEVLLNLLSNAIKFCSKGDKVTIFTPPWLKSAIAVQDSGKGINVGIIHDIFRHEAQTSTPGTAGELGTGLGLPYSRDIMKAHGGELTVETAPGKGSLFIAALPFVKPLALVVDDEPASLMVVRSHLERIGIEVAQALGGEQALSNIKERRPHIIITDIMMPGMDGFELLDRVKHDSQTSGIPVIMMTTAEEEMREKAFAHGADDFVGKPIEAGDLIPRVRRFVG